The DNA region ATTCGCCCAAATCAAATTCGAAACCCTGGCTGAAAAAATTACCTGCGATACGCTTCTGTTTTTTGGGAGTAAGGAGCGCCAACAGCATCCGGAACTCGTTTTTCGGGTCGAAGAGGCACATCATCGACTCGGAGCAAAATCAACGCTCATTGAAGCCGAGGGTGCCGGCCACGGCATCAACCACCCGTCATATCTACGAGCAATCGCCCATTCGATCTAGTACTGTCTTCTGATGAAGTGTCCGCATAGATCCACTGCGGACACTTCATCTGGAGTCTAGAGATTATTTACGCAATATGGTTAAATACAAGCAGTATGAACCCAGACCAAAACCAATATCCCATTGACTATCTCAACCAGATTGCGCCTCAGCAACCTAAGGCTGGTATGAGCCGCAGTAAATTCCTTTTATTGATGGGTGGCGGGCTATTTTTAATAATCATCGTTGTTGTTTTAATGCTCAGCGCGGGTGGGGGTGGCCCAAAAGATAAGATGCAAACTCTCGCAGCGCGCATGATCACACTGCAAGATATCAGCAAGAAAGCCCAGCCAAATCTCAAAAGTAGCGCTCTTCGCGCCACCAACAGCAGCTTGACTATTCTGCTCACCAATGCCAATCGTGATATCGCCGATCCTTTGAAAATAAACGGCATTGATGTGACGAAACTCGATAAGAATATCCAAGCCAAAGAAGATGGCCAAGCACTCAAAGATAAGCTCGAGGATGCACGACTTAATGCTGTGTATGATCGCACGTACGCCCGTGAAATGACCTATCAACTGCAAACAACCTCTGCACTCATGGGAGACATCTACGACAACAGCAACAGCAAGTCACTCAAAGATTTTCTCCTTGCAACGGATAATAACCTCCAGCCTATCACCAAATCTCTAAGTGAATTCAGCGACACCGTTAATTAAACGGTACCTGTCACCAAATTGTAGCTCAGGCGAGCCAAGTCTTTGATCTCATCATCATTTAGTTGGCCACTGCAAATGATCGTGTTCCAGTGCTTTTTATTCAAATGATATCCGGGCAGCACCGACTCGTATTTTTCACGAAGATGCTCAGCCAGTACCGGATCGCATTTTAGGCTCACCCGAAGCGGCTTGCTATCGTCGGCAATGATTGCAAAAAGCTTCCCCTGGTCGGTTTCTTTGTGGCCAACCTTATATACGGATATTCCCTCGCCAAAGGGAAAATCCAACCATGTGTTGGGAAACTCCAGTAGGTACGACTCGAGTTCTTTATGCGTCATATCTTTACCTTTCCTAGATAATACTCCAATTCCATGATACTCCCGCGGATATCACCGAGCGCACGGTGTTCTTCAGGCTTGGCAAACTTTTTTTTGTATTTGCCTTCAAATACTACTTTCCAGGCACTCACATCGAGCATGCGGTAATGCAACCGCGCGTCAAGACGAGGCCACTGCGCAACGATAAACCGTCTATCCATATGGATAGAGTTGCCACCAAGCAGCACGGGCACATCTTTTTTAAAATGAGTATCGATAAACTCCAAAAGATCGTCCTCAACCTCACTCAAGTCCTTGCCGTGTTGATTTTGTTTTAAAAGTCCGTCGCGAGCTTCAGGGTTAGCATCCCAAAAAATACTGTTAGCCGCAAGCCGCTCCTGGAGCGTCATGTCTTGATTTTTGATGATACCCTCGTATATGGCTACCTCATTAAATTCCCAATCAGTGGCAATCGCCGCAACTTCTAAAATAAGATCATTGCTAGCATCAAGCCCAGTCATTTCCAAATCGAGCCATAAAATTGTTGCTTTTTTAGTCATAATTTCATTATACAGATTTTGCCACAAGGTTAGTGCCTCACTATTAGAAGCCGTGCGGCCGAGGCTTTAAAGCGTCTAGGCGAACCAGGCCGGTGCTTTCGTCGTCATGCTGCCGGGCGTAGTGGTTGGCGTGCTTACCCCAGATCACCGTCCGTCTTTCGATGGGCACGATGATCTGAGGCATGGCCCGCTCGAAATCCGTGATGGTCACGATCGGCTCTTCACCGCACTCCCACGGTTCGATCTCGTCCAGCACTTGTTGCACTATGTACCCCCGGCTCTTTCCGGGCTTGTACTGATACGGGATGTCGGCCGTCGGCGGCACTCGCACGGGAGTACCCCGATATTCCCAGAACACCATTGAAACTCCTTGCGTCTACGATGCGACGTCCATAGGACAAAACTAATCGTATCACTTTTTGTAGTTTTTGCATGCTTATTGCTCAAAATAATGAAATATGCTCTGATATTATTTCATGGCAGAAAAAATCCCTAAAGTACTCATTCTCGGCCCAATTACCCCCACTACCGACTCTATTCGCGGGGACACACTTGAATACGCCAATCTACAAAGTGCTGTGGACACGCATGCACCCCATGAATATCGAAGAATCCGTGAATTTTGGGATGCGGAAGAAGATTCCTTGACAGAGCGTGGAGCGGCGCAGCAACTTGCCTCACAGTGTCATGGAAATAGGCGCTTACATTACTGAGCAGCTTGAAAGTGGCGCGTCGGTAGAAGCACTCATTGAATTTCTCGTGCTTGGAAAGTTCGACCCTACCAATCCCACACATGTACAATTTGTACAAGAGCACGTAGCATAAAACCTGGTTATTTCTTATCTGGAGTAAATGTAAGGCTAAGCGAATTGATACAATAGCGCTTATCGGTCGGATTACTGAAGCCCTCGCCTTCAAATACGTGTCCTAGATGACCGCCGCAATTGTTACAAGTTACCTCCGTACGCGACATATCCAATGTATCATCCATATGAAATTCAACACTTCCAGGTTTCGCATCGTAAAAGCTTGGCCACCCACACCGTGCATCAAATTTCGTCGTACTGTCAAACAGCACTTGGCCGCAAGCCGCACAAGCATACACGCCATCGGCATACAGCCCATCGTATTCACCACTGAATGGCGCTTCTGTAGCCTTTTCTCGGAGTACGGCAAACTGTTCAGGCGTTAATACTTTTCGCCATTCGTCGTTCGTTTTTTGCATATAGCTACTCCTTTTTCTTATCGAGCTTGTCAAATCCAAATAAGTGAACCACTAGATAAATCGTCAGCGCAATTACAAGAAAATTAATGAGGTCATTGAGAAATGTCCCATAATGAAGCACTGCATCCTTGCCCTCGATAGTTCTTCCCAAATTCACCGAAAGTCCCTTCAGTCCATCAGCCGACCCCAAAATAAATCCAAGCGGCGGCATAACTAAATTATCAATAAGCGATTTCACAAGTACCGAAACCGCACCACCTATCACCAGCCCCACCGCTAAACCAACGACACCTTGAGTGCGAATAAAATCAAAGAAGCCATCCACATGCTTGGTACCCCGCGCACGAAGTGCGGCAGTTCGTGAAGTCGGTTTAGTGGTTTTTGTTGCTTGCTTTTGTTGTGCCATAGGTTTCCTTACATCTTTTCAGGAACTTCGATACCGAGCAGGCCAAGTCCTTCTTTTAACACTTTGTGGTAGCGGCGTACTAATGTCATTCGAAGTACTTCGCGCTCATCACCAATTACACGGCTGTGTTCGTAAAACCTATTGAAGCTCTGCGAGAGTGCATAGAGGTAACTACAAACATGATGAGGCGAACTATCGGCTAAGCTTTGGGTAATGGTCTCGCCCCACTGCCCCAACTGCCAAGCAAGAGCACGCTCATATTCATCAAGTTCATTTGCCGTTTTTATCACCTCCTCGGTTGTCGCTTTGGTAAGAATACTCGCGGCACGAACCGCAGCATACTGAAGATACGGACCGCTGTTTCCTTCAAGACTCACGGACTGCTCAAGATCAAAGGCGATATCACCACCGATACGGTTTTTCAAAAGCGAATATTTTAAAGCACCGAGCGCAATCTGCTGGCGAGTTTTTTCATCATGTGCCTGCACCGCTTCGCTGGCTACATTTAGAACATCTACGGCCCTGGCTACGTTACCAAGCCGTGAACTCATTTTTTTACCGTCACCAAATCGTACCGTTCCGTTTGCAATATGCATTTGTTTGGCGCCAAGTTCGGGATCAATCAGCTTCAAAGCCGCAAACACGACCTTCATATACTCCGACTGGTCGTTTCCTGTCATGATAATACGCTTATCGTAACTAAAATCTTGGGTTTCTAGCTGGATAACACCCAGGTCCTTCGTTTCGTAGGTAGGCAGCCCCTGAGACGTCACGAATACGCGCGTATGAAGGCCCGAAATTTCTTCAGGAAGAATAATTGCTTCGTTACTTTCCTTAAATACATCACCTATGTTGCCCTCAACCAGCTCAAGTCCTAGCATAGAAGTCGTGCTTTCAGGGTAGAACTTGTTGAAGGGTTCTGCGTTAATTTTTGCATAAAACGCCTTGAAATAATCATAGCTCCACTCACGACATATCCAATAAATACGCGCGAAATTCGAAGTCGTGTCACTGTTTGCATGGAGCTGATACACTTTTTTGTTCAGGGCCATAATTTCAAGTTTTGCCGCCTCGTCTTCTTCGTAGGCGCGCGATCCTGCAACGTATGCTTTACCAAGCCAAAGCGAACGACCATCCTCTGCAATACCTTCTAATTTCTCTGGATGCTCGCCACCAAGCTCTTGAATTAAGCCCCACATCGCTTTCCCTACGTGGAGCCCTACGTCGCCACCAAAATTTGCTCGGTACACTTCGGTACCAGCATGTTCGTACATTCTTCCCAAAGCATCGCCCAGAAAAGTCTGGTACATGTGCCCTGTGTGAATCTCCTTAAAAGGGTTTGGGCAAGAATACTCAAGAAGGATACGTTTTACAGGGGATTCAATCGATGTGTGAAGTGCTGCTCGAAAAATCTCCTCTGCCGAAAGACGAATATTTATAAACCCTGGACCGGCAACATTGACTTCGGCAAACGCTCTACTTTCCTTCAGCTTTGCCGCGATTGTTTCGGCAATTTCCTTGGGATTCTTCCCTAATTTTCCGGCAAGTTGCAAGGCGACATTAGTGGCGTAGTCACCAAATTGCGCATCGGGACGCGTTAAAACAACTTCTTGCTGTACACCAAAAAGTTCAAAGATAATCGTGCGGACTTTTTCTTCCATCATCCCTATTATAACAGAGGCGCTCTAGAAGCATAAAAAGAAGGGCCGATGCCATCAAACGGATGATGGCATCGGCCGAGATGAGACGGCTCAGGAGTAACGGCGAGCGATGTCGAGCTCTCGCCGTTCTCGCTCCGGAAGCTCTTCTTCCGGTACCTCTCGAAATGCCAGCCCTCGTTCTATCAGGGCTTGTCGAAGGTTTTCCATCAGCACCTCGTCAGTACTGCCGTAGTAACGTGTACTTTCGGGGTCATGGCCCTTGAGGTGATAAATGCGATCCCCCCTCCCCGTTTGCATCGGCGGAAGCGCTATCAGGACAGGCTTCAGTACGTGGTCCGGAGTTTCGCCGTGCTCAAAAGCAAAGAAAAGCAACTGACTTTTCCTTTCTCTTCTCGCAACAGAATTGCCGCAAGGATATCATCGCATTTTTCCCTTAAGAATACTAGCTTTCGGAGTCGACAGACTCGGTGTTTGATACGGCGCTTAAGCCTTTTACCGTGTGAAGCAGGATACGTAACGCATCGAGATCGTCGCTGTTGGTAGTGGTGTTTTGTTCTTCGGTCATGTTTGTCTTTGCTTATTGTGATTGTCATATTAACATTAGCATTTTTACCACTATTTGTCAATTAATGCTGTTTGCGTGGGTTGAGCAATTTTGGACGAAGAAAGGCCTGCTGCGACCAGTCCCTTAAATAACGAGTGTGCATTCCCCGGACGACTACGAAATTCCGGATGTGCCTGAGTCGCAACAAAGTAACTATTACCCGGCGCCTCAACGTACTCTACTAACTTGCCATCAGGTGAAGTTCCGGAAACGATCAAACCCCCTCTCTTAATTTCAGCTAGAAATGTCTGATTTACTTCATAACGATGCCTATGCCGTTCGATCACTGTAGTTTTGCCATAAGCCTGCGCTACCTTTGAATTTGGCTGAAGCTTAGCCTCGTAATTACCCAGTCGAAGAGTACCACCTGTTGACTCTTTTCCAGCCTGACCCTCCATAATATACACGACGTCATGATTGGTTGAAGCAAATTCTGTGCTATGAGCCGTTCGGAGTCCCGCCTTCCTGGCAGCAGCGATGACGGCAACCTGAAGACCAAGGCAAATCCCCAAATAAGGAACGTCGTTATCGAGCGCGTAGCGTGCTGCGGCGATTTTGCCATCTATACCTCGCGCACCAAAACCACCAGGTACAAGCAGTGCGTCAACGACAGCAAAGTCATCATCTGTCGCCGTTTCGGCATTAATCCATGCCACCCGTACTCGTGCCCCTTCTGCCCATCCTGCCGCCCGTAAAGCCTCAACTACGGAGAGATAGGTATCTTCGTTATCCATATACTTCGCCACCAACCCTACGGTCACCGGAGGGGATTCAATAGATTGCGCTTGTATAATTTTTTGCCACGCCGAAAAGTCAGGTTCTTTAGTAAAGCCCGAAAACTCCGAAAGAATTGCGCTAAGACCGCTTTTAGCTATTGCCATTGGTATGCGATATACCGTGTCGACATTTGGCATCAACAAGACATTCTCCTCAGGCACCCCACCGAATAAGCTTATTTTAGCGGCCACGCCGGCCGGCGCAGGATCATCCGTACGCACCACGACACAATCTGGTGTGATACCAAACCCTCTCAAATCGTTGAGTGCGTTTTGCGCAGGCTTGGTTTTAAACTCTTTACTCGTACGAATAAAGGGCACATACACTACATGAACAAACAAACAGTTTTGCCTACTAACACGCTGAGAAAATTCACGAATAGCTTCAATATAACTCAAAGCCTCGTAGTCGCCCACCGTTCCACCAATTTCAACGATGTGGATGTCGCTTCCCTCGCCCGCCTCCAGGATCGCCCGCTGAATTGCTCCCGTTAGATGTGGTACAAGCTGCACTGTTTTGCCACCTAACTTCCCTGCTCGTTCTTCCTCAATAAGGTCAAGTAGAAGACGGCCGGAAAGCGTTGCGTTTTTCTGAGTCAACTCCAGATCCAAAAAGCGCTCATAGTGACCAAGGTCAAGATCCGTTTCCGCACCATCTTTGGTCACAAAACACTCTCCATGCTCCGCAGGATTCAAAAGGCCCGCATCTACATTGAGATACGGGTCACACTTTTGAATCGAGACGCGGGCACCTTTAGCCTGCAAGACGGCACCTATGCTGGCTGCGGTTATCCCTTTACCTACCCCCGAGAGTACACCCCCAGTTACAAATATATATTTTTCTTTTTGCCCCATGTTGATTGTTTTCTCCATGGGATTTCATTATAACATTAAAAAGTGATTAAACGCTATATGTAGTGCATTGTAATCTTCACTATACCCTACATATGGTATGTGTAGTGATTTAAAAAACTAGTCGGCCGTTTTCAACTTCTGGTGCGTCTTGAACTTTCAGCTGATTCTGCTGCTCTTGAGGCTTTGGTGCGCGATCACCTTCAAAACGGAGCATATCGCGGCCAAATGCCTGAAGTGATGTAGTCGCTTCATTGGTGATAGGCCCAGCAGGCTGCTCATAATTAGTGGTCATGAGAACATAGCGCAGCATATGACCAGTTTTCTTGTTTTCGATAATTCCGACATCATGGCGGTTATTCCCCTCAGGATCGTTAAGCTGGCCTTGTTTATCAATAACCAAGATGTTCTCTTTGTCTTTGACTTGGCTGCGCGGACCGTAATCGTCGAAGATATTCGTAGCCAAGGCATTTTTAACGAATGCCGTGTAAGAATCGTAATTGCTCGCAAGCTTTTGGATAATAAAGTCTATTTCTGAAGCCGTAGTGTAACCAAGCAAGAATTTATCCGTTCCTGCGACTGGCTCCAGCTTGGTCACTTTTAACTCAGGATACTCTGTGAGATAGCGCTGATTCACCGCTTCTGCTCCGCCCAAGGCCTTGTTAACGATGGCGCGGACCGCCGTGTTACCGGAGCGGTTTAACATATCAAAAAGAGCATCTTGTACTGTTGCTGTTAGTGGCGAGCTGTCCGAATCGTATATACCGGCGCCTGCCCGGCGATCACTCGCCGTCCAACTAAGTTGCGTATTGAGTGTGATTTTACCCGCTCGAAGATCTTCAAGTAATAATGAGGTTACAAATAATTTGCTGTCGCTGGCAGCCCAGTGTACATAATCGGTATTATGCGAATAAACAGGCTTCTTATCAGTCATGTCATAGACGATCACGCTTGTATCGATGCCTTTTTGCTCGTTTTCTTTAACTTGCCGCGCAAGCTGTAGTTTTAATATCAGACGCTTCGCGTACCAAGAAGCATCTTGGTGGTGTCCTTGTGAATTGTAAGACGACGAATCGTCCGCCGTTATAGGTATTACTGGGGTGGTCATCCGCTGCTCCTCCTATTGTGTTTTAAAGCGATCATGCCATTGCACATTTCTTAGCATAACAAGGATGAATGGCGGTTGTTAGCCTTGACTTTGGCTTAAAATAGCCGCTATAGAGGCCTCCTTAGGATAAACCAGAAGTGGTGTATTTTCCATTTCCCACGCATCCAAAACGGGTTGTAAAACCTGCCAGCTCGCTAAAACCTCCCCGCTACTTGTGAACAAACTTTTATGAGAGCGGATGGCGTCAACAAGAACTTGTTCGTAGGCATCGGGCAAAATCGCATCTTTTGGATACGAAAAGGCGAGATGACGCGGTTCGAACTCGCGCTCATAGCCTGGTTTTTTAGCGGAAAGCTCGATCTCAACACCTTCATTCGGCTGAATCCGCAGCACAAGACGATTCGCTTGGGCATCGTGGGTCTTCTTAAAATTGATTCGAATTTCCGTTATCTTAGTTTCTAAAGCCTTGCCCGTTACGAGCCGTAAAGGTACCCCCCTCCAAAGAGGATTGTCCGAAGCTAATTCCACACTGACAAACGTTTCTGTAAGGCTACCCGGGTTATTTACCTCTTTGGCGTACCCCTCATATTGGGCGCGAACAGCAAGTGAGGGATTGGCGCCACGAAGCTGGCTCAGCGCTTCAAGGCGTTTTTTTGGAATATCATTCCAGTCGAGACTGCCGGGAATTTCCATCAATACCAGCGCCAGCAGCTGCATCAAGTGCCCCTGGAGTACGTCGCGAAGTGCTCCGGTTTGCTCGTAAAACTGCCCTCTTCCCTCAATACCTATTTTCTCGCTGGCAATCACTTCAATGTCGGTAATCGCCTGGTTGTTCCATATATGACTAAACAACGCGTTTCCTGCCCTGAATGCTGCGATATTTTGAGCCATTTCTTTAGCCAGATAGTGGTCGATCCGGTACACCCGGGCATCATCAAAATAACTATCCACGTGTTCTTTCATAGCCTTAGCCGAGGCCAAGTCAACACCGAAAGGCTTTTCAAGCAAGAGTTTCGTATTTGATGTATTCAACTCCGCTTCACCCAGTAGCGATACGATTTGGCGCGTAGCCACTGGTGGAACAGAAAGATAAATAAGGAGTTGCTCTTCGGGCTTAAGTGCTATATGTTTGCGCAGGCGGTCATACTCGGTCAGTGTAGCCATATCCATAGAAAAAAGTGAGGTTCGCTCTTGTAACTCTGGCGTGTTCCCGAGTAACTCATCGAGATCAAGTCCGCCCCTGGAAACACCGATGATTTCCATATCCGAAAACTGATCGTGGCGAATGATCGATTGAAGCGCCGGAAGCAATTTGCGCCGCGAAAGGTCACCCGATATACCAAAAATCAACAGCTTCGTCTTCATTTTATAATCCTCCTATAGCGTTTCTCACAAGCCACATATTTAATCCGGTAATTACAAAAGCAATCGAGAAAACGGTCGCTTTCATCCAGGGCTTATTCACAAAGCTTCCCATATATTTTTTACTGCTCGTAAAGTAAATCAATGGCAGTACAGCAAATGGCAGCTGAATACTCAGAACGATCTGACTGAATATAAGAAGCTGGGATAAGCCAGATCCGCCGAATAAAATCGCAATACAGACCGCTGGAATGATCGCAAGTGACCGCGTGATCAAGCGGCGCAACCATGGCTTCAGTTTTACTTTTAAAAATCCTTCCAGAATAATCTGTCCGGCAAGCGTTGCGGTAACCGTTGAGTTTTGTCCCGAGGCAAGCAGTGCAACCGCAAAGAGGATACTGGCCGCTCCTACACCAAGTAGTGGCGCAAGTAACTGATAAGCTTGGTCGATCTCGGCTACGTCGTTATATCCCTTGGAATAAAATGTCGCGGCAGAAAGAATAAGAATCGCCGCGTTCACAAAAAACGCGATTGAAAGCGCGATCGTCGAGTCGATTGTGCCAAACTTGATCGCCTCTCTCCTTCCTTTCTTATGGAGTCCGTGTGCCCGCGTTTGCACAACGGCCGAATGCAAATATAAGTTGTGCGGCATAACCGTCGCACCTAATATTCCTACCGCAATAAAGAGCATTTCCTGATTAGTAAACAACTCTGTCGATGGTACAAACCCTTGAAGCAGCGGTGCTATAGCCGGTTGCGAAAACAGCATCTCAAGCCCGAAGCAGACGACGACGGTGATAATGAGCGTAATAACCAACGCCTCAAGCCAGCGAAAGCCTTTCTTTTGCAAAAATAATAGCAGGAGGACATCGAGTGCCGTAATAATCACACCGATCGGAAGTGGAATATGAAAAAGAAGCTCTAACGCAATCGCTGTACCGATCACTTCTGCTAAATCACAAGCAATAATCATGATTTCGGCCATAGCCCACAAAAACTTTGTTACCCAGCTAGGAAGGTTCTCCCGGCAAATCTGCGCCAGGTCCTTGCCTGTCACCACACCGAGCTTTACGGTAAGATGCTGCAAAAACATCGCAAAAATACTTGAAATCAAAATAACGAAGAGCAGCGCGTACCCGAACCGCGACCCACCAGCAAGATCGGTTGCCCAGTTGCCCGGATCCATATAACCAACGGCCACAAGATAGCCCGGCCCAGAAAACGCGAACATCTTTTTTAAAAACGAGGCCTTATCAGGAATTGTGATTGAACGATGGACCTCGCTTAAGCTTTTTGGTGCGCTCACTTTTTATTCTTTCCACTAATGATGTCCGGAACCGGCTCGCCAAACACGATGCGGGGAATATTTACTAATTGACGAGCTTCTCCATCAGGATACTGATGCTGATACGCAGCCGTCGTCGAACCGAATACAGCCTGCTCCCACTCAAAGCCAAGAAGATCCGCTATACGTTTTACCTCATGTTCGTTCGGACCTTCAATCTCGATATACGGGTCGAGCCACGGCCATTCATCCAGTACCACTTCAACATCGCCAAGTCGCCACGTTTCGCGGCGTGACTCCTGGAAAGATTTGTGAGTTAACCCGGCAAGCCGAAGGATTTCTACCATGCCATCAAAGTCGCTTACAGTAACCTCTAACTCTTCTACACCTGAAATTGCCGTGTGATCATGAAATTGTTTGTATGTCAGCGTCACCTTGTCGCCTTCATCACGGACACGGATGAACGCATCTTTTGCCTCCAGTTCAGGAGGTTCGATAATCACACGGCGCATCAACCGCATAGGTTGTTCTAATGTGGCACCAGCAGCCTTTAACCGTTCCCGGAGCTCGTCAAAATTAACGTTAAGGAATTTCACTTCGGTCTCGGTTTTCATGGTTACCTCTATTGGTTCAGGATACTATTACTTGGGTCGTTCTCGTCGCGATCGGCGCTCGGACTTTGACCCTTTTTCGTACTCGCACCACCAGCATTTACCTCATAGCTGGTATTCGTACTTTCAAAGAAGTTTACGAGCTCAAGCGTATCGTTAGCCGCTGCCATCCACTTAGCAGGGTTACTTACCTTGTAGTGGGGGTCGAATCCAAGCTCTTCAAGGCGCCTATCTGCCAGATATTTCACGTACTGATTGATATAATCGCTGTTAAGCCCTAGTATGCCGTTTGGAAGAAGATCGCGGTTATACGCTTCTTCCATCTCAACACCATCGAGGATCATCTGCTTGATTTCAGCCGCAAATTCCTCAGTTTGAAGATCTTCATTTTCTTCCAATACGGTGAGGATCAGGTTGATACCGAACTTGAGATGCAAACTCTCATCACGAACCACCCAGTCGATAAGTGAACCGAAGTTGCGGAGCAGGTTACGCTGACGGAACGAAAGTGCCACCATAAAACCGGAGTAGAACCAAATTCCCTCAAGGATAATAT from Candidatus Saccharimonadales bacterium includes:
- a CDS encoding ribonucleotide-diphosphate reductase subunit beta, encoding MAILGTGIQDGLLLKPIHYKWAMDLYDQAVSNTWFPNEIQLGQDLADWKKMSDEERHALTFLMSYFNPNELLVNKALAFGVYPYVNAAECHLYLAKQMWEEANHCMSFEYVLETFPINRDEAYAAHVETPSMARKEEFETKFIKRMTEDTLDITTTEGKKDFVRNLVAYNIILEGIWFYSGFMVALSFRQRNLLRNFGSLIDWVVRDESLHLKFGINLILTVLEENEDLQTEEFAAEIKQMILDGVEMEEAYNRDLLPNGILGLNSDYINQYVKYLADRRLEELGFDPHYKVSNPAKWMAAANDTLELVNFFESTNTSYEVNAGGASTKKGQSPSADRDENDPSNSILNQ